Proteins encoded within one genomic window of Desulfuromonadaceae bacterium:
- a CDS encoding electron transfer flavoprotein subunit alpha/FixB family protein translates to MKALVIGEYRDGKLLEATYENVAFAAQLGAESTMFLVGNPDLLPSFDGKLYLAAADQYSEFNPTAHKQLILEVVAKEQPDVVVFSHSSYGWDLAPRVALALKAAQISEVVAVTDGAYIVPACNSKLRRKLRPQSAVTVVTLQAGAFNPAAPGGTPDVERLTSVATGPVEFLGYEAAALSGVDLTKAEVIVSAGRGIGKPENIEMIAALAKALGGEYAASRPVVDAGWTEHNRQVGSTGQSVTPKLYLACGISGAIQHLAGMKKSEFVVAVNTDKDAPIGEVADVLIVADLKEFVPALTARLQAS, encoded by the coding sequence ATGAAAGCACTGGTGATAGGTGAATATCGGGATGGCAAGCTGCTCGAAGCGACATACGAAAATGTAGCGTTCGCGGCTCAGCTTGGCGCCGAAAGTACAATGTTTCTGGTCGGCAACCCCGATCTCTTGCCGAGCTTTGACGGCAAGCTCTATCTGGCCGCTGCCGACCAATATAGTGAATTCAACCCGACCGCGCACAAACAGCTGATCCTGGAGGTGGTCGCCAAAGAACAGCCGGACGTGGTGGTCTTCAGTCATTCGTCCTACGGCTGGGATCTAGCACCACGGGTGGCGTTGGCACTCAAGGCGGCGCAGATTTCCGAGGTTGTCGCGGTGACGGACGGCGCCTATATTGTACCGGCATGCAACTCCAAGTTGCGGCGCAAGCTGCGTCCGCAAAGTGCCGTGACCGTCGTCACCCTGCAAGCCGGGGCATTCAACCCGGCAGCACCAGGGGGTACGCCGGATGTCGAACGCCTCACCAGCGTTGCCACCGGACCGGTCGAGTTTCTCGGTTACGAAGCGGCCGCGTTGAGCGGTGTCGATCTGACCAAAGCCGAGGTCATCGTCAGTGCCGGGCGCGGCATCGGCAAACCGGAAAATATCGAGATGATTGCGGCTTTGGCCAAGGCCCTGGGGGGAGAATACGCCGCCAGTCGGCCAGTGGTCGATGCCGGATGGACCGAGCATAACCGCCAGGTCGGTTCGACCGGGCAGAGTGTGACGCCGAAGCTCTATCTGGCCTGCGGTATTTCCGGGGCCATTCAGCACCTGGCGGGGATGAAGAAGTCAGAATTTGTCGTTGCCGTCAACACCGACAAAGACGCCCCGATCGGTGAGGTTGCTGACGTGTTGATCGTCGCCGATCTGAAGGAGTTTGTTCCGGCACTGACCGCCAGGCTTCAGGCGTCCTGA
- a CDS encoding hemerythrin domain-containing protein has product MKTNVTQVMVDEHKLILRMIALVEKNTQLLEHGKFRNWQFYLDAVDFIRNYADRFHHAKEEDVLFVELIKNGMPEKQSPIEAMHIEHDQGRAHVLAIAEAAQKALNGETGQAPVIAENANGYAALLRGHINKEDDILYPLAERILPQAVRDRMLEAYAQAEAKIPHLEEKYLKLVERYEQQAGA; this is encoded by the coding sequence ATGAAAACCAACGTGACCCAGGTGATGGTTGACGAGCATAAACTGATCCTGCGCATGATTGCCCTGGTTGAGAAGAACACGCAATTGCTTGAACACGGCAAGTTCCGCAACTGGCAGTTTTATCTCGATGCGGTAGATTTCATCCGCAATTATGCGGACCGTTTTCACCATGCCAAGGAAGAGGATGTGCTCTTTGTTGAGTTGATCAAAAACGGCATGCCGGAAAAACAGTCTCCCATCGAGGCGATGCACATCGAACATGACCAGGGGCGTGCGCATGTTCTGGCTATTGCAGAAGCGGCGCAAAAAGCTCTCAACGGCGAGACCGGACAAGCGCCTGTTATCGCTGAAAATGCCAATGGATATGCGGCGTTGTTGCGTGGCCACATTAACAAAGAGGACGATATCCTCTATCCGCTGGCGGAACGTATTCTGCCGCAAGCAGTTCGCGACCGGATGCTGGAGGCTTATGCCCAGGCAGAAGCAAAAATTCCGCACCTGGAAGAAAAATACCTGAAGCTGGTTGAACGCTATGAACAGCAGGCTGGTGCCTGA
- a CDS encoding (Fe-S)-binding protein — translation MERLLGQGRLKFSHAAASNCTYHDSCYLGRYNDIYTAPRVLLGAAGITVTEMARNQVESFCCGAGGGRIMAEEKLGTRISATRVKMAAATNASTLISNCSFCWTMFEDGVKGADLEGQLAPKDIAEVLVEQLNS, via the coding sequence CTGGAACGGCTTCTCGGTCAGGGGCGGTTGAAGTTCAGCCATGCTGCGGCGTCGAACTGCACCTATCACGACTCCTGTTACCTTGGACGCTATAATGATATTTATACAGCACCCCGCGTGCTCCTTGGCGCGGCCGGGATCACGGTCACTGAAATGGCCAGGAATCAGGTCGAAAGCTTCTGTTGTGGTGCCGGGGGCGGGCGGATCATGGCGGAAGAGAAACTCGGTACCCGGATCAGTGCAACGCGGGTGAAGATGGCGGCGGCAACGAACGCTTCCACATTGATTTCGAACTGTTCCTTCTGTTGGACGATGTTTGAAGACGGCGTCAAGGGGGCCGATCTGGAAGGGCAGCTGGCACCGAAAGATATCGCTGAAGTTTTGGTGGAACAACTGAACAGCTGA
- a CDS encoding U32 family peptidase, with translation MRLSVATNFDPELVEQCRDYPVTELFGKLQTDAVGGGRAPYQLAKVSRRQLAKHVAHARQAGIAFNYLLNSSCQGNREITRKGQQEINELLDWISTIGVTAVTVASPFMLQLIKDRYPQLKVRISVFGGIDRVRKAQMWEELGADCIVLDSILVNRELETLAKIRKAVKCDIELMANNNCLTGCAMSPMHMNALAHTGQSWHANKGFFIDWCFLKCTEMKLRDPVHYIRSEWIRPEDLPLYEDLGYDLFKIAERDIPTEMMMRRVKAYSERRYDGNLLDLIQAYGFKGIKEDHRYYRRGLGWLLRFVLRPGLANPFRMLPLKRLAELRGMTRPLHGNLPVYIDNRALDGFMERFKNNSCIDVDCEDCRWCHDFAAKAVTIDAARQEATLAVYDELFASLNSGSMWRYRNPHKTDSTD, from the coding sequence ATGAGATTGAGCGTTGCCACCAACTTTGATCCGGAACTGGTTGAGCAGTGTCGCGATTATCCGGTGACTGAACTGTTCGGCAAGTTGCAAACCGATGCCGTGGGCGGCGGACGGGCGCCCTATCAGTTAGCCAAAGTGTCGCGCCGACAACTGGCAAAACACGTTGCCCATGCACGCCAAGCCGGTATCGCCTTCAATTATCTACTCAATTCTTCCTGTCAAGGTAACCGCGAAATCACCCGCAAAGGACAACAGGAAATTAACGAATTGCTCGACTGGATCAGCACTATCGGGGTCACGGCGGTGACCGTTGCCTCCCCCTTCATGCTCCAGTTGATCAAGGACAGGTACCCGCAGCTGAAGGTGCGAATTTCGGTTTTCGGCGGCATCGACCGGGTACGCAAAGCCCAGATGTGGGAAGAGTTGGGAGCCGACTGCATCGTTCTCGACAGCATTCTGGTTAATCGCGAGCTGGAAACCCTGGCAAAAATCCGCAAGGCGGTCAAATGCGACATTGAGCTGATGGCGAATAATAACTGCCTGACCGGATGCGCCATGTCGCCGATGCATATGAATGCTCTCGCCCACACCGGTCAGTCATGGCACGCAAACAAGGGATTTTTCATCGACTGGTGCTTTTTGAAATGCACCGAGATGAAGCTGCGCGACCCGGTGCATTATATTCGTTCGGAGTGGATTCGTCCGGAGGATCTCCCGCTCTATGAAGATCTGGGGTACGACCTGTTCAAGATTGCCGAACGCGATATTCCGACTGAAATGATGATGCGCCGGGTCAAGGCATACAGCGAACGCCGCTATGACGGTAACCTGCTCGACCTGATTCAGGCGTACGGGTTCAAGGGAATCAAAGAAGATCACCGTTATTATCGGCGCGGACTCGGCTGGCTGTTGCGTTTTGTGCTGCGTCCCGGCCTCGCCAATCCGTTCCGGATGCTGCCGTTGAAACGGCTGGCTGAACTGCGCGGCATGACCCGTCCACTGCACGGCAATCTGCCGGTATATATCGACAATCGTGCCCTGGACGGCTTCATGGAACGATTCAAAAATAACAGCTGTATCGATGTCGATTGTGAAGATTGTCGCTGGTGCCACGATTTTGCCGCCAAAGCGGTTACCATCGATGCCGCCAGGCAGGAAGCAACGCTGGCAGTCTATGACGAACTTTTTGCCTCACTGAACAGTGGCAGCATGTGGCGATATCGCAACCCGCATAAAACGGACTCGACCGACTGA
- a CDS encoding ubiquinone/menaquinone biosynthesis methyltransferase — MSPPEKFNLKINDYINTPDKKREYNERHFSEAAHRYDVATRMMSLGRDLAWKKRLVTKLPQRENPVCLDLACGTGDVTFMLANKYPHGKIIGLDLTAPMLDLARQRNTFHHVEFLQADMAATGLPDQSVDIITGSYAVRNAPELRQAFTEIHRILRPDGTVMILDFSKPANKFFQRAQYQVLRHWCGLWGYLLHRNSEVHAYIATSLKLFPNRQGLRCLLKECGFEVHFSERYYLGTLELLLLQKIK, encoded by the coding sequence ATGTCACCACCGGAAAAATTCAATCTGAAGATCAACGACTACATCAACACCCCTGACAAGAAGCGCGAATATAACGAGCGGCATTTCAGTGAAGCGGCGCACCGCTATGACGTTGCAACCCGGATGATGTCACTGGGGCGGGATCTGGCCTGGAAAAAGCGTCTGGTCACAAAGTTGCCGCAAAGAGAAAACCCCGTTTGTCTCGATCTGGCCTGCGGCACCGGCGATGTGACCTTCATGCTGGCCAACAAATATCCACACGGCAAGATCATCGGACTCGACCTGACCGCGCCGATGCTCGATCTTGCCCGGCAACGCAACACCTTTCACCATGTCGAATTTTTGCAAGCGGACATGGCGGCCACCGGTTTGCCGGATCAATCTGTCGATATCATCACCGGCAGTTACGCGGTGCGCAACGCACCGGAATTGAGGCAGGCCTTTACCGAGATTCATCGCATCCTGCGCCCCGACGGCACCGTGATGATCCTCGATTTTTCCAAACCGGCCAATAAATTTTTTCAGCGCGCCCAGTATCAGGTGTTGCGACACTGGTGTGGCCTCTGGGGGTATCTGCTCCATCGAAACAGCGAAGTCCATGCCTATATTGCAACCAGCCTCAAACTCTTCCCCAACCGGCAGGGGTTACGTTGTTTGCTGAAGGAATGCGGGTTTGAAGTCCATTTTTCCGAACGCTATTATCTGGGAACGCTGGAACTGCTGCTGTTGCAAAAGATAAAATAG
- a CDS encoding iron-sulfur cluster-binding oxidoreductase has translation MSQLACGCPGAHVRTIERNATVEATHTESRPSELRQWPTQLQLMPPHAPYLQNAHLLIAADCVPFAYADFHRDFIKGRVLVNACPKLDDTSPYVEKLATIIARNDIQSVTVTIMDVPCCRGLAILAQQAIAQSGKDVPLEVAVIGVDGTRKA, from the coding sequence ATGAGTCAACTTGCCTGTGGATGCCCAGGTGCCCATGTCCGTACCATCGAAAGAAACGCAACCGTGGAAGCGACCCATACAGAGAGCAGGCCTTCCGAGTTGCGCCAGTGGCCGACCCAGTTGCAGCTAATGCCGCCGCACGCCCCTTATTTGCAGAATGCACATTTGTTGATCGCTGCGGACTGTGTTCCTTTTGCCTACGCCGACTTCCACAGGGATTTCATCAAGGGGCGGGTCCTGGTCAATGCCTGTCCGAAGCTGGATGACACCAGCCCCTACGTTGAAAAGTTGGCGACAATCATCGCCCGGAACGATATTCAGTCAGTGACCGTGACGATCATGGACGTCCCCTGCTGCCGTGGCCTGGCGATATTGGCTCAGCAGGCGATTGCCCAGTCCGGCAAGGATGTACCACTCGAAGTGGCGGTGATCGGTGTTGACGGCACCAGAAAGGCGTAA